Proteins encoded by one window of Ascochyta rabiei chromosome 1, complete sequence:
- a CDS encoding Synaptic vesicle transporter SVOP, which translates to MAEEGLVQPKTRDFSSSSNPARTSSDTSASEHTHVDHEKHRPVVRETTHDGADVVNLPIRTLSNDANLEEYTQETLDGQIARIHTNKTGKIERYELVTWKVDDPENPKNWSKAYKWWCTMCVAITCFVVAFNSAVITADLEGVSETFHVSEEVSLLTITLFVVGFGVGPMAFAPFSEIWGRRPIYGVTLFFAVVFTIPGAVAQNIGTLLVTRFIAGVAFSAPMSLVGGTLADLWKNEERGVPMAAFSAAPFIGPGIGPLCGGFLGDAAGWRWLYWIQLILSAIVWILITFTVPETYTPTLLARRAKKMRKETGEDKYVTEQDIDTRPFSQRLTLFLIRPFQLLFRELIVFFISLYMSVLYGLLYMFFVAFPIVYQKGKGYSASSTGLMFIPLIVGVLLSAACAPLVNRHYMRLVKQHNGHPPAEARLYPMMLSCWFIPIGLFIFAWTSYADLHWAGPALGGFPVGFGFIFLYNSANNYLVDSYQHQAASALAAKTFIRSFWGASVVLFTNQMYDRLGDQWASTLLAFIGLACCAIPFVFFFHGAKIRAHSHYAYSEDEENKGEKQAA; encoded by the coding sequence ATGGCTGAAGAAGGACTTGTACAGCCCAAGACTAGGGATTTCTCCTCATCATCCAACCCTGCTCGAACATCTTCAGATACCAGCGCCTCAGAACACACCCACGTAGACCACGAGAAACACCGACCTGTTGTACGCGAAACAACACACGATGGTGCAGACGTAGTCAATCTTCCAATCCGGACGCTCAGTAATGACGCCAATTTGGAAGAGTACACGCAAGAGACACTCGATGGTCAGATTGCAAGAATCCACACGAACAAAACTGGCAAGATTGAGCGATACGAACTGGTTACGTGGAAGGTTGACGACCCAGAGAACCCCAAGAATTGGTCAAAGGCATACAAATGGTGGTGTACAATGTGTGTAGCTATCACATGCTTTGTAGTCGCCTTCAATTCCGCCGTCATCACTGCTGACCTCGAGGGTGTGTCTGAGACCTTCCACGTCAGCGAGGAAGTCTCCCTCCTTACCATCACCTTGTTCGTCGTTGGATTCGGTGTCGGACCGATGGCGTTTGCACCGTTCTCGGAAATCTGGGGTCGTCGTCCAATCTACGGAGTCACGTTGTTCTTTGCCGTCGTTTTCACCATTCCCGGAGCCGTTGCGCAAAACATTGGCACCCTCCTGGTTACCCGTTTCATCGCTGGTGTTGCCTTCTCCGCACCCATGTCTCTTGTCGGTGGTACATTGGCCGATCTTTGGAAGAACGAAGAGCGTGGTGTTCCCATGGCAGCCTTCTCAGCTGCTCCCTTCATAGGTCCTGGCATTGGACCTCTTTGCGGTGGCTTCCTTGGTGACGCTGCGGGCTGGAGGTGGCTATACTGGATTCAACTTATCCTCAGCGCCATTGTTTGGATCCTCATCACCTTCACTGTTCCTGAGACCTACACTCCAACCCTGCTTGCAAGGCGGGCCAAGAAGATGCGCAAGGAAACTGGCGAGGACAAGTACGTTACCGAGCAGGACATTGACACTCGACCGTTCAGCCAGCGTCTTACGCTATTCCTCATTCGGCCCTTCCAGCTGCTCTTCCGCGAACTGATTGTGTTCTTCATCTCTCTGTACATGTCGGTTCTCTACGGCTTGCTGTACATGTTCTTTGTTGCCTTCCCCATCGTCTACCAGAAGGGCAAGGGTTACTCGGCCAGCTCGACCGGCTTGATGTTCATTCCTCTCATCGTCGGGGTCTTGCTCAGCGCAGCTTGTGCGCCGCTGGTCAACAGGCATTACATGAGGCTAGTCAAGCAGCACAACGGCCACCCACCCGCTGAGGCTCGTCTCTACCCTATGATGCTGTCATGCTGGTTCATCCCCATTGGCCTGTTCATTTTTGCTTGGACGAGTTACGCCGATCTCCACTGGGCCGGTCCAGCACTCGGCGGCTTCCCTGTCGGGTTCGGATTCATCTTCCTGTACAACTCGGCCAACAACTACCTCGTCGACTCGTACCAGCACCAAGCAGCGTCGGCGTTGGCTGCTAAGACATTCATCCGTTCTTTCTGGGGCGCTAGCGTCGTCTTGTTCACCAATCAGATGTACGACCGCCTTGGTGATCAGTGGGCTAGCACTCTGCTTGCCTTTATTGGCCTGGCCTGCTGCGCAATTCCCTTTGTGTTCTTCTTCCATGGCGCTAAGATTCGCGCGCATTCACACTACGCGTACAGCGAGGATGAGGAGAACAAGGGCGAGAAGCAGGCGGCCTGA
- a CDS encoding Phosphatidylinositol:ceramide phosphoinositol transferase (IPC synthase), whose amino-acid sequence MLSPTKVAGLSAYIPHRVRRKWRATKSRIHSRQSVTSSIASLETSWSPSDTIKALRTHPWSIYDAQYLFLAIVAIFSLSVSEAPGPFAKTFAATALLTGILVPATRQFLLPLLPTLTWLFLFNSCKYVSPEYRPAIWVRVLPALENILYGANLSNIISAHQHTVLDVLAWFPYGLVHYVSPVIVCGCMFIWGPPGTLPTFARAFGYMNITAVLIQLVFPCSPPWYENTYGLAPANYSIHGDAAGLKAMDRILGFDMYTSAFQASPVVFGAFPSLHSGWATLETLFMGHVFPKLFPVYVFYTMWLWWSTMYLQHHYAVDLVAGSLLAGVCYFFGRANFLPRIQPDKEFRWDYDYVEIGDPQDGAGYSMLDIYEEFQPQSDSDDWASGSSSSYSTGGRSPVGARSPTDDSQSLWDGDTVASDTEPSKH is encoded by the exons ATGCTCTCGCCCACCAAAGTCGCGGGCCTTTCCGCCTACATCCCCCATCGCGTGCGCCGCAAGTGGAGAGCCACCAAGTCACGCATCCACAGCCGCCAGTCGGTGACGTCGTCAATCGCCTCTCTCGAAACTTCGTGGTCGCCCTCGGACACAATAAAGGCCCTGCGCACCCACCCCTGGAGCATCTACGACGCCCAGTACCTGTTCCTCGCCATCGTCGCCATCTTCTCGCTGTCCGTCAGCGAGGCGCCCGGCCCCTTTGCCAAGACGTTTGCTGCGACTGCGCTCCTCACAGGCATCCTGGTACCCGCTACAAGGCAGTTTCTGCTACCATTGCTCCCAACATTAACATGGCTTTTCCTATTCAATAGCTGCAA ATATGTTTCCCCCGAATACCGCCCTGCCATCTGGGTCCGCGTCCTCCCTGCTCTCGAAAACATCCTCTACGGTGCCAACCTTAGCAACATCATCTCTGCACACCAGCACACCGTTCTCGATGTGCTCGCGTGGTTCCCCTACGGACTTGTCCACTACGTCTCCCCGGTTATTGTCTGCGGGTGCATGTTCATTTGGGGCCCTCCTGGCACGCTTCCTACATTCGCACGCGCGTTCGGTTACATGAACATCACAGCCGTTCTTATCCAGCTCGTCTTCCCTTGCTCTCCGCCTTGGTACGAGAACACTTACGGACTGGCCCCAGCCAACTACTCGATCCACGGCGATGCCGCAGGACTGAAGGCCATGGATAGGATTCTTGGGTTCGACATGTACACCTCCGCATTCCAGGCGTCGCCCGTAGTCTTTGGTGCATTCCCTTCCCTGCACTCCGGATGGGCGACACTGGAAACACTGTTCATGGGGCACGTCTTCCCCAAGCTGTTCCCTGTCTACGTGTTCTACACCATGTGGCTGTGGTGGTCGACAATGTACCTTCAGCACCACTACGCTGTTGACCTGGTTGCCGGCAGTCTTC TTGCTGGCGTCTGTTACTTCTTTGGTCGCGCCAACTTCCTCCCCCGCATCCAGCCCGACAAGGAGTTTCGCTGGGACTACGACTACGTCGAGATTGGCGACCCTCAGGACGGCGCTGGCTACAGCATGCTCGACATCTACGAGGAGTTCCAGCCTCAATCTGACTCCGACGACTGGGCCAGCGGCTCCTCATCCTCTTACTCGACCGGCGGCCGCAGCCCTGTGGGTGCACGATCGCCCACCGATGACTCTCAGAGCCTCTGGGACGGCGACACAGTTGCATCGGACACTGAGCCCTCCAAGCACTGA
- a CDS encoding g-strand binding protein → MMQSIRDSSQQDRRVYVGNLSYDVKWHHLKDFMRQAGEVLFADVLLLPNGMSKGCGIVEYATREQAQNAVATLSNQNLMGRLVYVREDREAEPRFTNPSTSRGGFEGGIGGRGGFQGGFGGPPGGAPGGGGRQVYVANLPYNVGWQDLKDLFRQAAHTGSVLRADVHIAPDGRPKGSGIVAFETVDDARNAITQFNGYEWQGRNLEVREDRFAGNAGGFGGRGGFGGRGGFAGGFGARGGFGARGGFGGPGFGGRGGFGGGFGGGPGGSPAGPGFDPNGPSNPPNPFTDFAASGGEPSNLIYVRNLPWSTSNEDLVELFTTIGKVSRAEIQYEPNGRSRGTGVVEFEQSADAETAIAKFTGYQYGGRPLGLSYVKYTNQNNGDVMEGTEHTGGLTQDQIM, encoded by the exons ATGATGCAGAGTATTCGCGACTCTTCGCAGCAGGATCGCCGCGTCTACGTTGGCAACCTGTCTTACGACGTCAAGTGGCATCACCTGAAGGACTTCATGCGACAAG CTGGCGAGGTTCTCTTCGCCGATGTCTTGCTACTGCCGAACGGAATGTCAAAG GGCTGTGGCATCGTGGAATATGCAACTCGGGAGCAGGCTCAGAACGCCGTGGCGACGCTCAGCAACCAAAACCTTATGGGTCGGCTCGTATACGTTCGCGAAGATCGAGAGGCCGAGCCTCGTTTCACCAACCCCAGTACCTCGCGCGGAGGCTTCGAAGGTGGTATCGGAGGCCGCGGTGGCTTCCAAGGCGGCTTTGGCGGTCCCCCAGGAGGCGCCCCTGGAGGCGGTGGCAGGCAGGTCTACGTCGCTAAC TTGCCTTACAACGTTGGCTGGCAAGATCTGAAGGATCTCTTCCGTCAGGCTGCTCACACTGGCTCCGTTCTTCGCGCCGATGTTCACATTGCTCCAGACGGCCGGCCCAAGGGCTCCGGTATCGTAGCCTTCGAGACTGTAGACGATGCCAGGAACGCCATTACCCAGTTCAATGGCTACGAGTGGCAGGGCCGCAACCTCGAGGTTCGTGAAGACCGCTTTGCTGGCAATGCGGGCGGTTTTGGCGGACGCGGCGGATTCGGAGGCCGTGGGGGCTTTGCTGGAGGCTTTGGTGCTCGTGGAGGCTTCGGCGCTCGCGGCGGATTCGGAGGTCCCGGCTTTGGAGGCCGCGGAGGGTTCGGCGGAGGCTTTGGCGGTGGTCCTGGTGGATCACCTGCAGGACCTGGTTTCGACCCTAACGGCCCCTCCAACCCACCGAACCCCTTCACCGACTTCGCTGCGTCAGGAGGTGAACCCAGCAACCTCATCTACGTCCGCAATCTGCCTTGGTCTACCAGCAACGAGGACCTTGTCGAACTTTTTACCACGATTGGAAAGGTTTCGCGTGCTGAGATCCAATATGAGCCCAACGGACGTTCTCGCGGAACCGGCGTCGTTGAGTTCGAGCAGAGCGCAGACGCTGAAACCGCCATTG CCAAGTTCACAGGATACCAGTACGGTGGCAGACCTCTCGGACTGTCATACGTGAAGTACACCAACCAGAACAACGGCGATGTCATGGAGGGCACCGAGCACACTGGCGGTTTGACACAGGACCAGATCATGTAA
- a CDS encoding cell wall protein Ecm33, translating to MRLAVRWFPLLLCCWVGRAGAAVDCAPSSGTFAINSPDDVATLNQCTAFTGNVTVAAKQIEDITLNGLKAVTGTLQITDVEGVLSISSTTLESVSTLILKDLPKLMTLTLPALSNFSKLDFTGLTALKGCEIATGAVQRDVHEVNIVNTALETMDWLKWPVASTLTIAANTKLTDFKLPYDRIAAGSSYQISINSALTNLDFSQLTGIYGSLMINGNKDSQLGFDKLETIDGYVRLSGPFTNITMPALTDINGALRAESSKNILSFCNWLSVQNRLFGHYDCTANGTNPPTASKTTVTTSRPTSAVTTTSASDGDNTSYNDESSLSTGVIIGIAVAMVVLISITLTASALFFRRRSRHKAQATAISEKGKTRSSSTLGEETNAPGVRYELGGRKSARELPGAGPVRELDGESLQEVDEGRLYFRDQKPASASPMGRFELP from the exons ATGAGGCTCGCTGTACGATGGTTCCCTCTCTTGTTGTGCTGCTGGGTAGGTAGGGCGGGAGCTGCTGTTG ATTGCGCACCTTCTTCAGGCACCTTCGCGATCAACAGCCCCGACGACGTCGCTACGCTCAACCAATGCACGGCCTTTACCGGCAACGTCACCGTCGCAGCGAAGCAAATCGAAGATATCACACTCAATGGCCTCAAGGCAGTCACTGGAACACTGCAGATCACTGACGTGGAGGGCGTACTGTCGATATCTTCAACGACACTCGAGTCTGTCTCGACTTTGATCCTCAAAGACCTTCCAAAACTGATGACTCTGACATTGCCTGCGCTCAGCAACTTCTCGAAGCTGGACTTTACAGGCCTTACCGCTCTCAAGGGCTGTGAGATTGCGACTGGAGCCGTCCAACGTGATGTACACGAAGTCAACATTGTCAACACCGCTCTTGAGACCATGGACTGGTTGAAATGGCCAGTAGCATCAACATTGACTATTGCTGCCAACACGAAGCTCACTGACTTCAAATTACCATACGACCGAATCGCCGCTGGTAGCTCGTACCAGATCTCGATAAACTCAGCCTTGACCAATCTGGACTTCTCCCAATTGACGGGCATATATGGTAGCCTGATGATCAATGGCAATAAAGATTCACAGTTGGGCTTTGACAAGCTAGAGACCATAGATGGTTATGTTCGGCTCAGCGGACCGTTTACGAACATTACAATGCCGGCTCTGACGGACATCAATGGAGCACTCAGGGCAGAGTCATCCAAGAACATTCTCAGTTTCTGTAATTGGTTGAGTGTTCAGAACCGCCTGTTCGGACATTATGACTGCACCGCAAACGGTACAAATCCGCCCACAGCATCCAAGACCACAGTAACCACGTCTAGACCGACGTCGGCCGTTACTACAACTAGCGCCTCGGATGGCGACAACACCAGCTACAACGACGAGTCGAGCCTCTCCACTGGAGTTATAATCGGAATCGCCGTCGCGATGGTCGTCCTCATCAGTATAACTTTGACAGCATCGGCACTGTTCTTCCGTCGCAGGTCGCGTCACAAGGCACAGGCAACTGCCATTTCCGAAAAAGGGAAGACTCGCAGTTCTTCGACTTTAGGAGAAGAAACGAATGCACCGGGCGTACGCTATGAGCTTGGAGGAAGAAAGTCAGCACGTGAACTGCCTGGAGCAGGGCCAGTGAGAGAACTCGATGGTGAAAGTTTGCAAGAAGTGGACGAGGGGAGACTGTATTTTAGGGACCAGAAGCCTGCGTCAGCCAGTCCGATGGGAAGATTCGAACTACCATGA